From Streptomonospora salina, the proteins below share one genomic window:
- a CDS encoding MBL fold metallo-hydrolase produces MTTDTIRVEVIETSSLGDRSYLATDGESAVVVDPQRDVDRVLALAGRLGVEITHVVETHIHNDYVSGGLELSRLTGADYGVAADDDVPFRRTPLSDGDTVEISGGMRLRVVATPGHTFHHLSYVLEGTGGAEGVFTGGSLLFGTTGRTDLLGKEHAEKLAHHQHASALRLADVLPDGASIWPTHGFGSFCTAAPAATDDSTLGQEKQTNPALRLAAEEFVTEALAGLDAYPAYYVHMGVANLAGPEPVDLRFPGHADPDELRRRLEKGEWVVDLRHRTAYVRSHLAGTVSLGLDGPMPTWLGWMIDWGAPLTLLGESPDQVARAQRELVRIGIDRIEAAASGSPEDLAADPGQVRGLDSADFADLAAILSDGTEDPARQREVVLDVRLNNEWNTSHIAGAVHIPLPEVARRIDEVPPGRVWVHCGSGYRAAAAASLLDGAGRDVVLVDDFFANAAPSGVPMAEV; encoded by the coding sequence ATGACCACGGACACGATCCGCGTCGAGGTGATCGAGACCTCGTCCCTGGGCGATCGCAGCTATCTGGCGACCGACGGAGAGTCCGCGGTCGTCGTCGATCCCCAGCGCGACGTCGACCGCGTCCTCGCCCTGGCCGGCCGGTTGGGTGTGGAGATCACCCACGTGGTCGAGACCCACATCCACAACGACTACGTCTCCGGCGGGCTGGAGCTGTCCCGGCTCACCGGCGCCGACTACGGCGTCGCCGCCGACGACGATGTGCCCTTCCGGCGCACCCCGCTGAGCGACGGCGACACCGTCGAGATCTCCGGGGGCATGCGGCTGCGCGTGGTGGCGACGCCGGGCCACACCTTCCACCACCTCTCCTACGTGCTGGAAGGCACCGGCGGTGCGGAAGGCGTGTTCACCGGCGGGTCGCTGCTGTTCGGCACCACCGGGCGCACCGACCTCCTCGGCAAGGAACACGCCGAGAAACTCGCCCACCATCAGCACGCCTCGGCGCTCCGGCTGGCAGACGTGCTGCCCGACGGCGCATCGATCTGGCCCACCCACGGCTTCGGCAGCTTCTGCACCGCCGCCCCGGCCGCAACCGACGACTCCACCCTCGGGCAGGAGAAGCAGACGAACCCCGCGCTGCGCCTGGCCGCCGAGGAGTTCGTCACCGAGGCGCTGGCCGGGCTGGACGCCTACCCCGCCTACTACGTGCACATGGGCGTGGCCAACCTGGCCGGCCCCGAACCCGTCGACCTGCGTTTCCCTGGCCACGCCGACCCCGACGAACTGCGTCGCCGGCTGGAGAAGGGCGAATGGGTGGTCGACCTGCGCCACCGCACGGCCTACGTCCGTTCGCACCTGGCCGGCACCGTCAGCCTCGGTTTGGACGGCCCGATGCCCACCTGGCTGGGCTGGATGATCGACTGGGGCGCCCCGCTGACCCTGCTGGGCGAGTCGCCCGACCAGGTCGCCCGCGCCCAACGCGAACTGGTGCGCATCGGCATCGACCGCATCGAGGCCGCCGCCAGCGGTTCGCCGGAGGACCTCGCCGCCGACCCCGGACAGGTGCGCGGTCTGGACTCCGCCGACTTCGCCGACCTGGCCGCGATCCTGTCCGACGGAACCGAGGATCCGGCGCGACAGCGCGAGGTCGTGCTGGACGTGCGGCTGAACAACGAGTGGAACACCTCCCACATCGCCGGTGCCGTGCACATCCCGCTGCCTGAGGTGGCCCGCCGCATCGACGAGGTCCCGCCCGGTCGGGTGTGGGTGCACTGCGGCAGCGGCTACCGCGCCGCAGCGGCGGCGTCCCTGCTGGACGGAGCCGGTCGCGATGTCGTGCTCGTCGACGACTTCTTCGCCAACGCCGCACCGAGCGGCGTGCCCATGGCCGAGGTCTGA
- a CDS encoding NADH-quinone oxidoreductase subunit H, whose translation MGEPMPLWGVLLLPIGLLLLGYGAAAWSAMLTARAGGAPASAAASAPARETARLLVEQRRTIPGADTVLWRLGGAAVPVAAILSVLVLPVAGRSAADLSVGVVWFNAMEVLIWVAVWTVGWGADSVWGLVGAYRFLVQGLAYALPHMFALTTAALGAGSLRVSDIVQAQEGVWFAALMPVAFGVYLLSAMAMAYWGPFDQAVARDLAGGAGAELAGVDRLVFRAGRYLMLTAAAAMAVPLFLGGGAGPLLPEWTWTVLKAAAVLALLVWLGHRLPTVRMDRFTEVGWVVLIPATLLQALVVAIFALVV comes from the coding sequence ATGGGTGAGCCGATGCCGCTGTGGGGAGTACTGCTGCTCCCCATCGGATTGCTGCTGCTGGGCTACGGTGCGGCCGCCTGGTCGGCGATGCTCACCGCGCGCGCCGGCGGCGCGCCGGCCTCCGCCGCCGCGTCCGCTCCCGCCCGAGAAACGGCCCGATTGCTGGTGGAGCAGCGCCGGACCATACCGGGCGCCGACACTGTGCTGTGGCGGCTGGGAGGCGCGGCAGTGCCGGTCGCGGCGATCCTGTCCGTCCTGGTGCTTCCGGTGGCGGGCCGCTCGGCGGCCGACCTTTCGGTCGGCGTGGTGTGGTTCAACGCCATGGAGGTGCTGATCTGGGTCGCGGTGTGGACGGTCGGCTGGGGCGCCGATTCGGTGTGGGGCCTGGTCGGCGCCTACCGCTTCCTCGTCCAGGGGCTGGCCTACGCACTGCCGCACATGTTCGCTTTGACCACCGCCGCTCTGGGAGCCGGATCGCTGCGGGTGAGCGACATCGTGCAGGCGCAGGAGGGTGTGTGGTTCGCCGCCCTGATGCCCGTGGCCTTCGGCGTGTATCTGCTGTCGGCGATGGCCATGGCCTATTGGGGACCCTTCGACCAGGCGGTGGCACGCGACCTGGCGGGCGGCGCCGGGGCCGAACTCGCGGGCGTGGACCGGCTGGTCTTCCGCGCCGGCCGGTACCTGATGCTCACCGCGGCCGCCGCGATGGCGGTGCCGCTGTTCCTGGGCGGCGGTGCGGGGCCGCTGCTGCCCGAGTGGACCTGGACCGTGCTCAAGGCCGCTGCGGTACTGGCGCTGCTGGTGTGGCTGGGCCACCGGCTGCCGACCGTGCGCATGGACCGCTTCACCGAAGTCGGCTGGGTGGTCCTCATACCGGCGACGCTCCTGCAGGCCCTTGTCGTCGCGATCTTCGCGCTCGTCGTCTAA
- a CDS encoding proton-conducting transporter transmembrane domain-containing protein, which translates to MLLAMLVGLPAAVGGALLAAGHRADRAAAPLAVATAAAAVALGAVAAAARPHVSVPMLAGIPAELAVDGLSAVMVVVIPAIVLAVVLFSVGDMGEDPSRARFHGLLLVFASAMLATVTATGILPLLAGWEVMGAASYALIGFWWTDRDRVRSATLAFLTTRTADLGLYLAAGAALAGGAAALELTALAGLGGGWRDAAVAGAIVAALGKSAQLPFSFWLSRAMAGPSPVSALLHSATMVAAGGYLLLRLHPALEAVAWAGPTVAWVGLLTAVVLAAVALAQEDLKQLLAASTCSQIGFVVLAAGAGAVSGGTVQFAAHAAVKGLLFLVAGAWLAALGARRLPDLRGAARRYPLLGWLFTIGALAVGGAPPLSVWVAKDQILTMALSESPALYAVGSAAAALSAAYAAKALFTVWMRPAAGTADPGRGRAPARLSPAFVLPLPFLAAAAVGLAAVAIPPIATWWRRLLDATDEHSPYVWETAVSAALSVGVIAAVGAVVAWSLQRRMKAAAVPRTAAAWAADWFGAERIAIGAAAAPTMALARGLAAFDDRVVAGTVRAAAAAADAASRLTDARLEASLARAVGAVARGARTLGRWTRRPQTGLLHQYYAQAVVALIVLAAVLVLMR; encoded by the coding sequence GTGCTGCTCGCGATGCTGGTGGGGCTGCCCGCGGCCGTGGGGGGCGCTCTTCTGGCGGCCGGCCACCGCGCCGACCGGGCGGCCGCGCCGCTGGCCGTGGCCACCGCTGCCGCCGCGGTGGCGCTCGGGGCGGTCGCGGCGGCGGCCCGGCCGCACGTCAGCGTCCCCATGTTGGCGGGCATACCCGCCGAACTCGCGGTCGACGGGCTGTCCGCGGTGATGGTCGTGGTGATTCCGGCGATCGTCCTGGCGGTCGTGCTGTTCTCCGTGGGCGACATGGGCGAGGACCCTTCGCGGGCGCGCTTCCACGGTCTGCTGCTGGTGTTCGCCTCGGCGATGCTGGCCACCGTCACCGCCACCGGCATACTGCCCCTGCTCGCCGGATGGGAGGTGATGGGGGCCGCGTCCTACGCCCTCATCGGCTTCTGGTGGACCGACCGCGATCGGGTGCGTTCGGCGACGCTGGCGTTCCTCACCACGCGCACCGCCGACCTCGGCCTCTACCTTGCCGCGGGCGCCGCGCTGGCAGGCGGTGCCGCCGCCCTGGAACTGACAGCGCTGGCCGGCCTCGGCGGCGGCTGGCGCGACGCCGCGGTCGCCGGGGCGATCGTGGCCGCTCTGGGCAAGTCGGCGCAGCTTCCTTTCAGCTTCTGGCTCTCCCGCGCCATGGCCGGCCCCAGCCCGGTCTCGGCGCTGCTGCACTCGGCCACGATGGTCGCCGCGGGAGGGTATCTCCTGCTGCGTCTGCACCCGGCCCTGGAAGCCGTCGCCTGGGCCGGTCCCACCGTGGCCTGGGTCGGTCTCCTCACAGCGGTGGTGCTGGCGGCCGTCGCCCTCGCCCAAGAGGACCTCAAACAGCTGCTCGCCGCCTCCACGTGCTCCCAGATCGGCTTCGTCGTCCTCGCCGCGGGGGCGGGCGCCGTCTCCGGCGGAACCGTGCAGTTCGCGGCGCACGCGGCCGTCAAGGGCCTGCTGTTCTTGGTCGCGGGCGCATGGTTGGCGGCCCTGGGTGCTCGGCGACTCCCCGACCTGCGGGGCGCCGCCCGCCGCTATCCGCTGCTGGGGTGGCTGTTCACCATCGGAGCGCTCGCCGTAGGCGGAGCTCCTCCGCTGTCCGTCTGGGTGGCCAAGGACCAGATCCTGACCATGGCGCTGTCGGAGTCTCCGGCGCTGTATGCGGTCGGATCGGCGGCCGCGGCTCTCAGCGCCGCCTATGCGGCCAAGGCGCTGTTCACCGTGTGGATGCGCCCCGCGGCCGGCACGGCCGACCCCGGCCGCGGCAGGGCCCCCGCCCGGCTGTCGCCGGCCTTCGTGCTCCCGCTGCCGTTTCTGGCCGCCGCGGCCGTGGGACTGGCCGCCGTCGCGATACCGCCGATCGCCACGTGGTGGCGCCGCCTGCTCGACGCCACCGACGAGCACAGCCCCTACGTGTGGGAGACCGCGGTTTCGGCCGCCCTCAGCGTGGGCGTCATCGCCGCCGTGGGGGCCGTCGTGGCGTGGAGCCTCCAGCGCCGGATGAAAGCGGCCGCGGTCCCGCGCACCGCAGCGGCCTGGGCCGCCGACTGGTTCGGGGCGGAGCGGATCGCGATCGGTGCGGCGGCCGCTCCCACCATGGCCCTGGCGCGCGGGCTCGCCGCCTTCGACGACCGGGTCGTGGCCGGAACGGTGCGCGCCGCCGCGGCGGCCGCCGATGCCGCTTCCCGGCTGACCGACGCCCGCCTGGAAGCGTCCCTCGCCCGGGCGGTCGGCGCCGTGGCCCGAGGCGCCCGAACCCTGGGCCGCTGGACCCGCCGCCCCCAGACCGGGCTGCTGCACCAGTACTACGCCCAGGCCGTGGTCGCCCTGATCGTCCTCGCCGCCGTCCTCGTCCTGATGAGGTGA
- a CDS encoding Fic family protein → MLPLIQAAIVHAQFETIHPFTGGNGRVGRALIHTVLARRGLTERAVLPISLVLATLRDAYVTGLNAYRHDAPAASADASASINAWLATFVRASAIAVEQSKTLMEQIEDLRSDRTDRLSTYRKSVGLRAIPRADSAVARLPGQLPEAPVVTATTLSTILGISFPAANGALEELRHADVLRTRSIERGAAAYLTRDVLDLITLAEGALASTKFDTRTAPPNRAVPARPENGAPRS, encoded by the coding sequence ATGCTCCCCCTGATCCAAGCGGCCATCGTCCACGCGCAGTTCGAGACGATCCACCCCTTCACCGGCGGCAACGGACGCGTGGGCCGTGCGCTCATCCACACGGTCTTGGCACGCCGCGGGCTGACCGAACGCGCGGTCCTCCCGATCAGCCTCGTACTCGCAACCCTGCGAGACGCCTACGTCACCGGGCTGAACGCTTACCGCCACGATGCGCCTGCTGCGAGCGCGGACGCGAGCGCATCGATCAACGCATGGCTGGCCACCTTCGTTCGCGCCTCTGCCATCGCCGTCGAACAGTCGAAGACGCTCATGGAACAGATCGAGGATCTACGCTCCGACCGGACCGACCGCTTGTCGACCTATCGGAAATCCGTCGGCCTGCGTGCGATACCGCGCGCGGATTCAGCCGTTGCGCGCTTGCCGGGCCAGCTTCCCGAGGCGCCTGTGGTTACCGCGACCACCCTGTCGACGATCCTCGGCATATCGTTCCCGGCGGCGAACGGCGCCCTCGAGGAGCTCCGCCACGCCGATGTGCTGCGGACCAGGTCGATCGAACGTGGCGCCGCCGCCTATCTCACCCGCGACGTGCTCGATCTGATCACGCTGGCGGAGGGCGCCTTGGCGAGCACGAAGTTCGACACCCGTACCGCTCCTCCGAACCGCGCGGTTCCAGCCCGTCCTGAGAACGGAGCGCCCCGGAGCTGA
- a CDS encoding NADH-quinone oxidoreductase subunit A, whose product MDAFGPALILLGAASVGVALVYGTSAIVRVTRRPLASPPFLSGMPVTEHAVSRFHVRWYAVTMLFLAFDMEMVFMYPWVLVVAEKGTAAVVEMFLFLAVLVAAVIYAWREGAFRWT is encoded by the coding sequence GTGGACGCGTTCGGGCCTGCGCTGATCCTGCTCGGAGCCGCCTCGGTCGGCGTGGCCCTGGTCTACGGCACCTCGGCGATCGTCCGGGTGACGCGCCGACCGCTGGCCTCTCCCCCGTTCCTGTCGGGGATGCCCGTCACCGAGCACGCCGTGTCGCGCTTCCACGTCCGCTGGTACGCGGTGACCATGCTGTTCCTGGCCTTCGACATGGAAATGGTCTTCATGTATCCGTGGGTGCTCGTCGTCGCCGAGAAGGGGACCGCGGCCGTAGTCGAGATGTTCCTCTTTCTGGCCGTGCTGGTCGCTGCGGTGATCTACGCCTGGCGCGAGGGAGCGTTCCGATGGACGTGA
- a CDS encoding metal-sensitive transcriptional regulator — MEMSPELVGDALTRLRRAQGQLSGVISMIEDGEDCAATLTQLAAVSRALDRAGFKIVASGMRHCQAARERGDEPPMTEAELEKLFLALS; from the coding sequence ATGGAGATGTCTCCTGAACTGGTGGGCGATGCGCTCACCCGGTTGCGTCGTGCCCAGGGCCAGCTCTCGGGCGTGATCTCGATGATCGAGGACGGCGAGGACTGTGCGGCTACGCTCACCCAGCTCGCGGCGGTGTCGCGGGCACTCGACCGTGCCGGGTTCAAGATTGTCGCCAGCGGAATGCGGCACTGCCAGGCCGCCCGCGAGCGCGGAGACGAACCGCCCATGACCGAGGCCGAACTGGAGAAGCTCTTCCTCGCGCTGTCCTGA
- a CDS encoding TetR/AcrR family transcriptional regulator, with translation MVSRKYEQRLRAESAERTRRRILDALYQRLSEAPTEPVSIDRVAKLAGVARPTVYQVFGSRAGLFEALGADLLYRGGFAQMLQEAAQPDARDGLRGAIRGVVRIYAANIDVVRALSSMARLDAAAAGGAIRRMEEGRLTGAADLAGRLAEQGWLRSEVSVERATDLLWLLTSFEGVDLLHTGRSRAPEEIADTLIAAAEQSLLQ, from the coding sequence ATGGTGTCGCGCAAGTACGAGCAGAGACTGCGGGCGGAGTCGGCCGAGCGGACCCGGCGACGCATCCTCGATGCTCTGTATCAGCGCCTGAGCGAAGCCCCGACCGAGCCGGTCAGCATCGATCGCGTCGCCAAACTCGCCGGTGTCGCCCGCCCGACCGTCTACCAGGTGTTCGGCTCTCGGGCAGGACTGTTCGAGGCACTCGGTGCGGACCTTCTGTATCGCGGCGGTTTCGCGCAGATGCTCCAGGAAGCGGCCCAGCCGGACGCGCGCGACGGCTTGCGCGGGGCGATCCGGGGCGTCGTCCGCATCTATGCGGCCAACATCGACGTGGTGCGCGCGCTGTCGTCCATGGCGCGGTTGGATGCGGCCGCTGCCGGAGGGGCGATCCGGCGCATGGAGGAAGGACGGCTCACGGGTGCGGCCGACCTGGCCGGTCGTCTCGCCGAACAGGGATGGCTGCGCTCCGAGGTTTCGGTTGAGCGCGCCACGGACCTGCTCTGGCTTCTGACATCGTTCGAAGGAGTGGATCTGCTCCACACCGGTCGATCGCGCGCGCCCGAAGAGATCGCGGATACGCTGATCGCCGCTGCCGAGCAGAGCCTCCTGCAATGA
- the nuoK gene encoding NADH-quinone oxidoreductase subunit NuoK encodes MSLEPYLLLAAALLAVGLYGALSQQSVVMLMMGLELMLNGVIVATGAFWFYVSADRPDGQVLVLVVVTAMAVEMAVGFAVTTAIFRSRDVDMVDSATDLKD; translated from the coding sequence ATGAGTCTGGAACCGTATCTGCTGCTGGCCGCGGCGCTGCTGGCCGTGGGGCTGTACGGCGCGCTCAGCCAGCAGTCCGTCGTCATGCTCATGATGGGCCTGGAGCTCATGCTGAACGGGGTGATCGTGGCGACGGGCGCCTTCTGGTTCTACGTCTCGGCCGATCGCCCTGACGGCCAGGTCCTCGTGCTGGTGGTCGTGACGGCGATGGCCGTGGAGATGGCGGTGGGCTTCGCCGTAACGACCGCGATCTTCCGTTCCCGCGACGTCGACATGGTCGATTCGGCCACCGACCTGAAGGACTGA
- a CDS encoding NADH-quinone oxidoreductase subunit N, with amino-acid sequence MNPGLLLPESALAAGAVIALLAGSWTPRRLQWIVRCVALLSLAAAAVFAAAAMARPATVTPEGVYALDAALHLARVAVPAGAAITILLAAGHVAGHRRESEFYVLVLLAALGTVVMAGASGLLVLAAGYLLASIPVYALVGFGKDALGTEAALKYYLMGALSGVLLLTGVTTVFGVGAAGDYATLARTLPDASAGVVAVGTTALVAGLLFKSGAVPVHFWVPDATQGAPAPVAAFITTVPKIGALAAIFRFADQALGETALNWPLPAALLAAASMTLGNLAAFFQDDVRRLLAYSTISQVGYLLVAVAAVHGSDTALSSLLFYLAAYTATNLGAFAVVCALPRARTLADYTGLMRKRPWLALSLIVCLLGLVGTPPTAVFIGKLTVFTAALDAGLVWLVVLAAVNTVASLFYYLRWILPVFRTAADDAPADRGGGADVPVVRWSAGVAVVAAAATLALGIGSSPLLDPLQTGVLVR; translated from the coding sequence ATGAATCCCGGCCTGCTGCTGCCCGAAAGCGCGCTCGCGGCCGGCGCGGTCATCGCCCTGCTCGCCGGCAGCTGGACCCCGCGCCGCCTCCAATGGATCGTGCGCTGTGTCGCACTGCTGTCCCTCGCCGCCGCGGCGGTTTTCGCCGCGGCGGCGATGGCCCGGCCCGCGACGGTCACCCCCGAAGGCGTCTACGCACTCGATGCGGCCCTCCACCTGGCCCGCGTGGCGGTGCCCGCCGGTGCTGCGATCACGATCCTGCTCGCAGCCGGCCACGTCGCCGGACACCGGCGCGAAAGCGAGTTCTACGTCCTGGTTCTGCTGGCCGCGCTGGGCACCGTCGTCATGGCCGGAGCGAGCGGCCTGCTCGTGCTCGCGGCCGGGTACCTGCTGGCGAGCATTCCCGTGTACGCGCTGGTGGGGTTCGGCAAGGACGCCCTCGGCACCGAGGCCGCGCTGAAGTACTACCTGATGGGAGCACTGTCCGGTGTCCTGCTGCTGACGGGGGTCACGACCGTGTTCGGGGTGGGCGCGGCCGGCGACTACGCCACCCTGGCGCGCACGCTTCCCGACGCGTCGGCCGGTGTGGTGGCCGTGGGGACCACCGCGCTCGTGGCGGGGCTGCTGTTCAAGTCCGGCGCTGTACCCGTCCACTTCTGGGTTCCCGACGCGACCCAGGGCGCTCCCGCTCCCGTCGCGGCTTTCATCACCACGGTGCCCAAGATCGGCGCGCTGGCGGCGATCTTCCGGTTCGCCGACCAGGCACTGGGCGAGACCGCGCTGAACTGGCCGCTGCCGGCCGCGCTGCTGGCGGCCGCCAGCATGACGCTGGGCAACCTCGCCGCGTTCTTCCAGGACGACGTGCGCCGGCTCCTGGCCTACTCCACCATCAGCCAGGTCGGCTATCTGCTGGTGGCGGTGGCGGCCGTGCACGGCTCGGACACGGCGCTGTCGAGCCTGCTGTTCTACCTGGCCGCCTACACCGCGACGAACCTCGGCGCCTTCGCGGTCGTGTGCGCTCTGCCCCGGGCGCGCACGCTCGCCGACTACACAGGTCTGATGCGGAAGCGGCCCTGGCTGGCGCTGAGTCTGATCGTCTGCCTGCTGGGCCTGGTGGGCACCCCGCCGACGGCCGTGTTCATCGGGAAGTTGACCGTGTTCACCGCGGCTCTCGACGCCGGGCTGGTCTGGCTGGTCGTGCTCGCCGCCGTCAACACCGTGGCCAGCCTCTTCTACTACCTGCGCTGGATCCTCCCCGTGTTCCGCACCGCTGCCGACGACGCGCCCGCGGACCGCGGCGGTGGTGCGGACGTGCCCGTCGTCCGGTGGAGCGCCGGCGTGGCCGTCGTGGCGGCCGCGGCCACGCTCGCCCTGGGGATCGGCTCCTCCCCGCTCTTGGATCCGTTGCAGACCGGCGTGCTCGTGCGCTGA
- a CDS encoding complex I subunit 4 family protein: MLSVVVFLPSAAAAVLLALPRLPDRAVIGAWVAAAAVDLALVIALWVAYPGGSGVTGDIAYEADLRWIPTVGSGYHIGVDGLSLPLVAMTALLFFACAVYSLREQRRVRAYAVLFLFLQTVSLGLFVSLDLILFFVFFDLSIVGMYFVIAGWGHGTPIRSALQFFLYTFVGSLALLLGFIGLYLAADPHTFDMVELARSTPLEGDALAGGLVLAAIAVGLAVKTPTVPFHTWLPPAHTDAPAPGSAILAGVLLKMGAYGFVRIAMPILPGVWRDYAAVFVVVGVVSVLYGALVALAQTDFKRMVAYTSVNHMGYIVLGLGAAGMAAGADLQASTLAVTGAVTQMVAHGLLTGSLFLLAGVLYTRGGTYDMAAYGGLAKAAPRFALVTAVAAFGSLGLPGLAGFIAEFQIFTGSLSSAPVPTALAFFGILLTAALLLRALQRIFLGQRGRAVRGEPADLSAAEALSTAPPVLLAIVIGIAPRFLLDVIEPAARTVAALVAQ, from the coding sequence GTGCTCTCGGTTGTCGTGTTCCTGCCTTCGGCCGCGGCGGCGGTGCTGCTGGCGCTGCCCCGCCTGCCCGACCGCGCCGTCATCGGCGCCTGGGTCGCGGCCGCGGCGGTCGACTTGGCTCTGGTGATCGCGTTGTGGGTCGCCTATCCCGGCGGCAGCGGGGTCACCGGCGACATCGCCTACGAGGCCGACCTGCGCTGGATCCCTACCGTCGGATCCGGATACCACATCGGGGTGGACGGGCTCTCGCTGCCGCTGGTGGCGATGACGGCCCTGCTCTTTTTCGCCTGCGCCGTGTACTCGCTGCGAGAACAGCGCCGAGTACGGGCCTATGCGGTCCTGTTCCTGTTCCTGCAGACGGTGTCGCTGGGCCTGTTCGTCTCTCTCGACCTGATCCTGTTCTTCGTCTTCTTCGACCTGTCCATCGTCGGCATGTACTTCGTCATCGCCGGCTGGGGCCACGGCACCCCGATCCGCTCGGCGCTGCAGTTCTTCCTCTACACCTTCGTCGGCTCGCTCGCGCTGCTGCTGGGGTTCATCGGCCTCTACCTCGCCGCCGACCCGCACACCTTCGACATGGTGGAGCTCGCCCGGAGCACGCCCTTGGAGGGCGACGCACTCGCCGGCGGGCTGGTCCTGGCGGCCATCGCGGTGGGACTCGCCGTCAAGACGCCGACGGTGCCCTTCCACACGTGGCTGCCGCCCGCCCACACCGACGCCCCGGCACCCGGATCGGCGATCCTGGCCGGGGTGCTGCTGAAGATGGGCGCCTACGGCTTCGTCCGCATCGCCATGCCGATCCTTCCGGGCGTCTGGCGGGACTACGCCGCGGTGTTCGTCGTCGTGGGCGTGGTCTCCGTCCTCTACGGCGCGCTGGTGGCGCTGGCCCAGACCGACTTCAAGCGGATGGTCGCCTACACGTCGGTCAACCACATGGGCTACATCGTCCTCGGCCTGGGCGCCGCGGGCATGGCCGCCGGCGCCGACCTCCAGGCCAGCACTCTGGCCGTGACCGGAGCGGTCACCCAGATGGTCGCCCACGGCCTGCTCACCGGATCGCTGTTCCTCCTCGCCGGTGTGCTCTACACCCGCGGCGGCACCTACGACATGGCCGCCTACGGCGGCCTGGCCAAAGCCGCGCCGCGGTTCGCACTGGTCACGGCCGTCGCGGCCTTCGGCTCGCTCGGTCTTCCCGGGCTGGCCGGGTTCATCGCCGAGTTCCAGATCTTCACCGGAAGCCTGTCGTCGGCGCCCGTTCCCACCGCGCTGGCCTTTTTCGGCATCCTGCTCACCGCGGCGCTCCTGCTGCGTGCGCTGCAGCGGATCTTCCTCGGGCAGCGTGGCCGGGCGGTCCGGGGCGAGCCCGCCGACCTGTCGGCCGCGGAGGCGCTGTCGACCGCCCCGCCGGTGCTGCTTGCGATCGTCATCGGCATAGCGCCCCGGTTCCTGCTCGACGTCATCGAACCGGCCGCCCGCACCGTCGCCGCCCTGGTGGCGCAATGA
- a CDS encoding NADH-quinone oxidoreductase subunit J — translation MVQAVVFAICAAASVAAGIAVFRVDSMARATLALLASFVLAAITLLLLDLSYLGVLVILMMTMEMMIMIVFMVMYMMNPAGLMPMTMVHNNRGALAISIGVFAVLAAGIFIVPWPDTRPGTPADPTLQLAEAIMGSKMLVMMVVGMVLFATMVATTVLSTDRGRYDRYGDDLRRSRPDDPIRGGAGR, via the coding sequence ATGGTGCAGGCGGTCGTGTTCGCGATCTGCGCCGCGGCATCGGTGGCCGCCGGAATCGCGGTCTTCCGTGTCGACTCGATGGCCCGAGCGACCCTGGCGCTGCTCGCCTCCTTCGTGCTCGCCGCGATCACCCTGCTGCTGCTGGACCTGTCGTATCTGGGCGTCCTGGTCATCCTCATGATGACCATGGAGATGATGATCATGATCGTCTTCATGGTCATGTACATGATGAACCCCGCCGGCCTGATGCCGATGACCATGGTGCACAACAACCGGGGCGCCCTGGCGATCTCGATCGGCGTCTTCGCCGTCCTGGCGGCGGGGATCTTCATCGTGCCCTGGCCCGACACCCGGCCGGGCACGCCCGCGGATCCGACGCTGCAGCTGGCCGAGGCCATCATGGGTTCGAAGATGCTGGTGATGATGGTCGTCGGCATGGTGCTGTTCGCGACGATGGTGGCCACCACGGTCCTGTCGACCGACCGCGGCCGCTACGACCGCTACGGCGACGACCTGCGCCGCTCCCGCCCCGACGATCCGATCCGGGGCGGTGCGGGCCGATGA